tttctttttgacGAAGATTGACATGTGTTCCAAAACTGCAGTTGCAACTTCAGTCTTTGATGGAAACCTTGAATTCAACAGAACCTCACTATATCAGATGTGTAAAGCCAAATAACGCTCTGAAACCTGGGTTGTTTGAAAACTTCAACATTATCCAGCAATTACGTTGTGGTGTGAGTATAATTTTGCCTCACCTtataatttgataatcatgcattcaaTGTTAACTTATTTATTAGATCTTAATTTAGCTTATAAATGTTATGCCGTCTTGTATGTTTGTGGCTATCACCCCCTCCccttcttttatttattgtatttttatttttaatttagggCGTCCTCGAGGCAATCAGGATCAGCTGTGCCGGGTATCCTACAAGACGAACATTCTATGAGTTTCTTCACCGTTTTGGTGTTCTAGCTCCTGAAGTTTTGGAAGGAAAGTAAGTCATAaagctttttcattttctagttCTTGTAGTTTTGGAAACTATTATGGACATGTGTTTTTACGGGAAGCTCTGCTTTGTGATCAGTTTGGTGTGGGTACCTAGTGCCACATACTATGTTTTTTCTCTCTGCCTTACTCCTTGCTTTACCTTCCCCTTCCTTGTCCCAACTTTCACTCTACCGCATATTGCATTTATTGATAAGTGTTATCATCATTTCCTGTACAGCTATGATGACGAGGTTGCTTGTCAAAAGATTCTGGATAAAAGGGGATTGAAAGGCTACCAGGTAATTTAAATCTCTGTGTAACTTGTTATCCTGATTCTACTTTTGGCTTAGGAACCTTGGAAATGTTGAGGGGTCAACTTTCCTGACTTGTTTAACCCTGTACTACATGGTTGGAGCGAGATTAAAGAACGACGAGGTGGAGCAGAAGAACCAATTTTGTCAAAAAACATTTATGTATAGGATGTGCCTGATATGCTAACCTATTTAATCAATATAAATACATCTGCCCTTCCCCTATCCACCCTGCGTTCACTCTGAGAACCTTGTGTGTGGAAGTTGCTCATACATGGATTATTGCCTGTGCTGTAACCCACATGTACTGCCAACCATGGCAAGAAGGAGATGGGTAAAGAGTCAGCATTAGGCTTTAAAGTTCATGATGGAGGTTTTCTAGTGGATGTGTTGATGGAAGTTTCTTTGGAGGATGTTTGACCAGGACCCATCCCCATTTAACCACAAAAGTACTCTGTTCTTGTCCTTGTGGGATGTAGTTTGGTTGAATACCTAGCCTACTGTCTCACTATTGTCAGTCTTACTCGTTTAGTAGTCTCGATAGAACTCTAAAAAACTTTCAAGTGCTTACAGATCTCACTGCCATCAGTTACGTTGGACATGAGCAAAACCTGATACAAAGTTCGGGAGGATTTACTTTCCTAGTCTTCCTTTATGTTCTTTTCCCCTTTGGTTTCAATCTGTCCGTGCCTGCGTGCAAGTCTTTGAATACTGTGTCTTGCATAAGTAAATATGGATAGAGTGGTCTTGCTTTTGATGCATCTTGCTGGTTGGGTTGGTTAGCTTCTGATATCTTACTTGCATCCAATGTGATTGGTTATGCAGATAGGCAAAACAAAGGTCTTTCTAAGAGCTGGTCAGATGGCTGAACTGGATGCAAGGAGAGCGGAGGTGCTTGGGAACGCAGCTAGAACCATTCAAAGACAAATTCGCACCCATATGGCACGCAAAGAATTTATTGGATTACGCAAAGCTGCTATTGTCTTGCAATCTTACTGCCGGGGTATGCTTGAGTTTTCTGCcgctaccttttttttttggtcgcTGATTCTACATTTTGATAAATCATTGATTGCTTTAGATGGTGACATGGCATTATAATTGACTATACCTGtacatttggatttgatttgtgTTAATCAGGCCTTTTTTATCATGTCTTTAAACTGCAGAAATTTTGAATCATATAGTAACCCATTTTTTCGTTTGCTATTTATCATTAGGTGCATCGGCTCGAACAGTGTATGAGCAGATGCGGAGGCAAGCAGCAGCAGTGAAGATTCAGAAGATTTTCAGGCTACATGTTGCCAGGAAATCCTATTTAACACTATGTTCATCTGCAATTACGTTGCAGACAGGATTAAGGGCAATGACAGCGCGCAATGAATTCAGATTCAGAAAGCAAACCAAGGCTGCAATTATTATCCAGGTTATACTGCTGTACCTTTCCTGGTCATATTGCTTAGGTTTATGAGGTGAAGCCATGTGAGTTCCAAATGCAAGAATGCTCTAGTTAACTCAAATTGATTTCGtttttctaaatattttttttttgaagaatcaattttttgtgtttacttTTACTTGTTTCTTCCAGGCATATTTGCGTCGCCACATTGCGGATACATATTACAAGAATCTCAAGAAGGCTGTCATAGTAACTCAATGTGGTTGGAGGCGTAGGGTTGCTCGAAGAGAGCTCAGAAATCTCAAAATGGTTTGATTATATACCTTAGCTGTGGTTTACATTCTTTCTCGTGCAACACTGCAACTTATATTTATAATGAAGAAATTCAGGTGGTAACCATTACTTTTAATTCATTCAGGCTGCAAGGGAAACAGGAGCTCTTAAAGAAGCAAAGGACAAGCTAGAAAAGCGTGTGGAAGAACTTACCTGGCGTTTACAGTTGGAGAAGCGATTGAGGGTAATTTATTGTTCTGTAGAAAATTAGCAGGCTGCAAATTGTTTAGTCAGAGAAACTGCACCTTAGGAAACGAACTTCTGCTTAAATTTCAAATGTTGTCAACTTTGATTTGCAGACTGATCTAGAAGAGGAAAAGGCCCAAGAAATTGCAAAGTTACAGGAAGCTTTGCGTGCAATGCAATTACAAGTTGAAGAAGCAAACTCAATAGTTATCAAAGAACGAGATGCAGCTCGGAAGGCTATTGAGGAAGCGCCTCCGATTGTTAAGGAGACTCCTATTTTAGTTCAAGACACGGAAAAGATTGATCTGTTAACAGCTGAGGTAGAGAGTTTAAAGGTAGGTACTAAATTTTTTGCTTCAAATTTTACATTGAAAAAAAAGCCAAGGTATTCATAACAATAGGAATAATGACGTGAATTTAGTGAAAGTGGTTGAGGTTTTCTATGGCATACTCTTTTAACTTGCATGCTGGACTAGTTCAGTGATGCACAGGGGACTCATCTGTGTTCGCTTGAGTTGGAAAATCTctctgttagaatatatatatataaatgatgtgaattACCCAATCCATAGTTAACTTATTgaattgaatggcaaagtaactaatcataacatggtatcagagcaggaggtcttgggttcaaaccttaacttTCGCAATTTGAACCCTCATTTGCTATTGCCCATAGTGTGGGactttgtgtgtttgttgttgcctcaACTCTCAAGTGCGGGCCtttgtgagagtagccctagtgttgggcctcgtttgttgtgcatgtgttggCCGTCAGATTGTCCatcccacacgtgagggggagtgttagaatatatataaatgatgtgaaatgccccaacccaacaagttaacttattggattcaatgacaaagtaactagtCTTAACACTATCATAACTTGTTTACATGGGATCCCTGTACAGAAGCGTTCTGCCAAATATTAACAACTGAGTGAGATCACATTGCAGAATTCATATGACCATATGAACTCTTATAAATGCACAGGCTTTGCTGCTGACAGAGAGACAAGAAGCAGAGGAGGCAAGGAAAGCTTCCAAAGATGCTGAAGTCAGAAATGGAGAGCTGGCTAAGAAACTTGAAGACGCTGAGAGAAAAGTAGATCAGCTTCAGGAATCTGTACAGAGGTTTGTGAAATCATGTGCTAATTGAACTCCTCCAGACCCACCCACCCCCTTCCCATTGGGGAAGGGCTGTGAGTGCATTTGATAAACCATAGCTATTTGCTCACGGCTGATACTCATAACTCAGGCTAGAAGAGAAACTCTCTAACTCCGAATCAGAGAATCAAGTACTTCGTCAGCAAGCACTTACTATGTCACCAACGGGAAAAACCTTATCTGCACGAACAAAGACGGTGATTATTCAGGTATGTGTGGAATTCTGGTCTCTACTTATCTTTGATTATGACTCAAAAGCTTCAAATGCTGTCTATGAATTTCCAGAGGACTCCAGAGAATGGGAATCTTGTGAATGGAGAAGTGAAGGTTGCAACGGTAAGGGGCTTAAAGTGTTCATAAATGCATCATTGGCATTTTTTCAGTATCAGAACTGCAACTAAAGCGTATTGCTTGTGATTACTATCTGCAACTAGTCTCAGGACATGACTCTGGCTGGATCTAATGTCCGCGAGCCTGAATCCGAGGAGAAACCACAGAAATCGCTGAATGAAAAGCAGCAGGTAAGTGGGTTTTAACTTCCATGATAGGCTgttgtttcaaaaaaataatttctgcTCCTATCCTGTAACTTTGGAggtttcttctttcttgctATCTGTTTCAGGAGAACCAGGAACTCCTGATCAAGTGCATATCGCAAAACTTAGGATTCTCAGGGGGGAAACCTGTTGCTGCTAGTGTCATTTACAAATGTCTTCTCCACTGGAGGTCATTTGAAGTTGAACGTACTAGTATTTTTGACCGCATCATTCAAACAATAGCGTCAGCTATAGAGGTTGCCTTTATGCAATCTTGATATGAACTCTGTAAGACCTTTATATTTGGAGGTGTTGCTTACCGCGTCTTACTAATGGTCATTCTTTACCTTACTGTAGGGCCAGGACAATAACGATGTATTAGCCTACTGGTTATCTAATTCATCCACGTTATTGTTGCTGCTCCAACATACACTCAAGGCTAGTGGAGCAGCTAGCTTGACGCCTCAACGGCGTAGAACATCATCTGCTTCTCTTTTTGGGAGGATGTCTCAAGTGAGAATTGACCATTGCTAATACATGTATCAGGTTCCTGCAGTTTttaattcttcatattctttatCTTCTCATTTCGGTTGTAGGGATTACGGGCTTCTCCGCAAACTGCTGCACTCACCTTTTTTAATGGCCGAGGGCTTGGGAGACTGGATGACTTACGACAGGTTGAGGCCAAGTATCCAGCATTATTGTTTAAGCAGCAGCTGACTGCTTTCCTTGAGAAGATATATGGAATGATAAGAGACAATCTGAAGAAAGAGATCTCGCCGTTGCTTGGATTATGTATTCAGGTTAGTGCCAATCTTTTTCATTGTGCATGCTACAAATGATGTTGCCTTCTCCAAGAAGTcaaaaataatgagaaaattAGCAATGCTAGGAGGATAATGTCCTAACCAGGCAATTAAGTTGATGCACCGAATTTAGCAATTGCCTATTGAGTTAAATGCAAATTCTTATCGTCGGGTAGGAACTGGTCCTGAATCCATGTACTCAATTACTATGAGAAAGAACCAACTTAGTAGTACTAGATAATGAGGGATTATATAGCTAAGTTAAACGCCCGGAGGTTGCTGATCAAGAAAGGAAGGATGAATCCTTTAATGTCTTATGCATGACATGTTGATGATGACCCACTAACATGCAGCCCTGGAAAAACAAATATTGAACATTCTTCTATTTTTGATTCGCAGTGGTCAAACTTCCACCCATAGTATAACAAGCAGCAATAAATCTCTCTCCCCCTATTTCTGGTGTGTATATTATCTTTCGAAACTGATGCAGGCACCCAGGACTTCACGGGCAAGTCTTGTGAAAGGACGTTCACAAGCTAATGCTGTTGCTCAGCAAGCTCTTATTGCTCATTGGCAAAGCATTGTAAAGAACTTAAACAGTTATTTGAAGACAATGAAAGCCAACTATGTGAGTTTAGAAACTTTAGTTAGGAAGTCAACACTTGTTTCCTTCTTTTGGAAAAAGCGTGACATTTTTTTGTGTTCTGGCAGGTACCACCCTTCTTAGTTCGGAAAGTATTTACACAAATATTTTCATTCATTAATGTTCAGCTGTTCAACAGGTAAATGCACTTTAGTTTCTGCTTTCCTTCACCCGTCCCCCTCGCCCTCCTCTCGTACATCATGCCCTttgtttgtgtgtttgttgtaaGTTTAATAGCATGATTTAATGATAAGTTTTACCTGTTTCTGAAATTGTATACACATATGAATGTCAATTTGTTCAGTCTTCTTCTGAGGCGGGAGTGCTGCTCATTCAGTAATGGGGAGTATGTCAAAGCAGGTTTGGCTGAACTGGAGCAGTGGTGCTACGAAGCAACAGAAGAAGTGAGCACCATGCTATTCCTTTATTATACTCGTATTCCCTTATGGTCATTTCATGTAGTAACCCAAACTCTTGTTCTGTGTAGCATGCTGGATCAGCATGGGATGAATTGAAGCATATAAGACAGGCTGTTGGGTTCCTTGTAAGATTTGTTGCACCACATTCTTGTTCTAGAGCTATCATTATTGCATAATTTGCTAACCAACCTTTCATTCAATTAACACAGGTTATACATCAAAAGCCCAAAAAGACCTTGAACGAAATAACAAAAGAACTTTGTCCTGTACGGCCTCATCTTTT
This genomic window from Tripterygium wilfordii isolate XIE 37 chromosome 9, ASM1340144v1, whole genome shotgun sequence contains:
- the LOC120005037 gene encoding myosin-17-like isoform X1 — translated: MAAPDNIIVGSHVWVEDPQLAWIDGEVFKISGEKVHVHTTNGKTVVANISKVFPKDTEASPGGEDDMTKLSYLHEPGVLHNLAARYELNEIYTYTGNILIAINPFQRLPHLYDTHMMEQYKGAAFGELSPHVFAVADVAYRAMINEGKSNSILVSGESGAGKTETTKMLMRYLAYLGGRSGVEGRTVEQQVLESNPVLEAFGNAKTVRNNNSSRFGKFVEIQFDKNGRISGAAIRTYLLERSRVCQVSDPERNYHIFYLLCAAPPEEREKYKLGNPKSFHYLNQSNCYELDGVDDMGEYLATRRAMDVVGISEEEQDGIFRVVAAILHLGNVEFSKGEEIDSSVIKDEKSRFHLDVTAELLECDAKSLEDALIKRVMVTPEEVITRTLDPVAALGSRDALAKTIYSRLFDWLVDKINVSIGQDPNSKSLIGVLDIYGFESFKFNSFEQFCINFTNEKLQQHFNQHVFKMEQEEYTKEEINWSYIEFVDNQDVLDLIEKKPGGIIALLDEACMFPKSTHETFAQKLYQTFKNNKRFVKPKLSRTDFTISHYAGEVNYQADQFLDKNKDYVVAEHEDLLTASKCTFVAGLFPRLPEESSKSSKFSSIGSRFKLQLQSLMETLNSTEPHYIRCVKPNNALKPGLFENFNIIQQLRCGGVLEAIRISCAGYPTRRTFYEFLHRFGVLAPEVLEGNYDDEVACQKILDKRGLKGYQIGKTKVFLRAGQMAELDARRAEVLGNAARTIQRQIRTHMARKEFIGLRKAAIVLQSYCRGASARTVYEQMRRQAAAVKIQKIFRLHVARKSYLTLCSSAITLQTGLRAMTARNEFRFRKQTKAAIIIQAYLRRHIADTYYKNLKKAVIVTQCGWRRRVARRELRNLKMAARETGALKEAKDKLEKRVEELTWRLQLEKRLRTDLEEEKAQEIAKLQEALRAMQLQVEEANSIVIKERDAARKAIEEAPPIVKETPILVQDTEKIDLLTAEVESLKALLLTERQEAEEARKASKDAEVRNGELAKKLEDAERKVDQLQESVQRLEEKLSNSESENQVLRQQALTMSPTGKTLSARTKTVIIQRTPENGNLVNGEVKVATSQDMTLAGSNVREPESEEKPQKSLNEKQQENQELLIKCISQNLGFSGGKPVAASVIYKCLLHWRSFEVERTSIFDRIIQTIASAIEGQDNNDVLAYWLSNSSTLLLLLQHTLKASGAASLTPQRRRTSSASLFGRMSQGLRASPQTAALTFFNGRGLGRLDDLRQVEAKYPALLFKQQLTAFLEKIYGMIRDNLKKEISPLLGLCIQAPRTSRASLVKGRSQANAVAQQALIAHWQSIVKNLNSYLKTMKANYVPPFLVRKVFTQIFSFINVQLFNSLLLRRECCSFSNGEYVKAGLAELEQWCYEATEEHAGSAWDELKHIRQAVGFLVIHQKPKKTLNEITKELCPVLSIQQLYRISTMYWDDKYGTHSVSSDVISSMRVMMTEDSNNAVSSSFLLDDDSSIPFTVDDISKSLQKVDIAEVEPPPLIREHSGFGFLLPRSE
- the LOC120005037 gene encoding myosin-17-like isoform X2; translation: MAAPDNIIVGSHVWVEDPQLAWIDGEVFKISGEKVHVHTTNGKTVVANISKVFPKDTEASPGGEDDMTKLSYLHEPGVLHNLAARYELNEIYTYTGNILIAINPFQRLPHLYDTHMMEQYKGAAFGELSPHVFAVADVAYRAMINEGKSNSILVSGESGAGKTETTKMLMRYLAYLGGRSGVEGRTVEQQVLESNPVLEAFGNAKTVRNNNSSRFGKFVEIQFDKNGRISGAAIRTYLLERSRVCQVSDPERNYHIFYLLCAAPPEEREKYKLGNPKSFHYLNQSNCYELDGVDDMGEYLATRRAMDVVGISEEEQDGIFRVVAAILHLGNVEFSKGEEIDSSVIKDEKSRFHLDVTAELLECDAKSLEDALIKRVMVTPEEVITRTLDPVAALGSRDALAKTIYSRLFDWLVDKINVSIGQDPNSKSLIGVLDIYGFESFKFNSFEQFCINFTNEKLQQHFNQHVFKMEQEEYTKEEINWSYIEFVDNQDVLDLIEKKPGGIIALLDEACMFPKSTHETFAQKLYQTFKNNKRFVKPKLSRTDFTISHYAGEVNYQADQFLDKNKDYVVAEHEDLLTASKCTFVAGLFPRLPEESSKSSKFSSIGSRFKLQLQSLMETLNSTEPHYIRCVKPNNALKPGLFENFNIIQQLRCGGVLEAIRISCAGYPTRRTFYEFLHRFGVLAPEVLEGNYDDEVACQKILDKRGLKGYQIGKTKVFLRAGQMAELDARRAEVLGNAARTIQRQIRTHMARKEFIGLRKAAIVLQSYCRGASARTVYEQMRRQAAAVKIQKIFRLHVARKSYLTLCSSAITLQTGLRAMTARNEFRFRKQTKAAIIIQAYLRRHIADTYYKNLKKAVIVTQCGWRRRVARRELRNLKMAARETGALKEAKDKLEKRVEELTWRLQLEKRLRTDLEEEKAQEIAKLQEALRAMQLQVEEANSIVIKERDAARKAIEEAPPIVKETPILVQDTEKIDLLTAEVESLKALLLTERQEAEEARKASKDAEVRNGELAKKLEDAERKVDQLQESVQRLEEKLSNSESENQVLRQQALTMSPTGKTLSARTKTVIIQRTPENGNLVNGEVKVATDMTLAGSNVREPESEEKPQKSLNEKQQENQELLIKCISQNLGFSGGKPVAASVIYKCLLHWRSFEVERTSIFDRIIQTIASAIEGQDNNDVLAYWLSNSSTLLLLLQHTLKASGAASLTPQRRRTSSASLFGRMSQGLRASPQTAALTFFNGRGLGRLDDLRQVEAKYPALLFKQQLTAFLEKIYGMIRDNLKKEISPLLGLCIQAPRTSRASLVKGRSQANAVAQQALIAHWQSIVKNLNSYLKTMKANYVPPFLVRKVFTQIFSFINVQLFNSLLLRRECCSFSNGEYVKAGLAELEQWCYEATEEHAGSAWDELKHIRQAVGFLVIHQKPKKTLNEITKELCPVLSIQQLYRISTMYWDDKYGTHSVSSDVISSMRVMMTEDSNNAVSSSFLLDDDSSIPFTVDDISKSLQKVDIAEVEPPPLIREHSGFGFLLPRSE